One genomic segment of Hordeum vulgare subsp. vulgare chromosome 2H, MorexV3_pseudomolecules_assembly, whole genome shotgun sequence includes these proteins:
- the LOC123426773 gene encoding mitogen-activated protein kinase kinase kinase 3-like isoform X2, with protein MPVPGWFRGKLRSRSKPKPGAAAVSSAASSPRKSVDLDYPSPSPTPRAREKTRSLDSPAARHGPRGAELQYKLPVPVTSPEPETPPVGPLCEEAADVAGCSSVSGSSVCSSSDDAPDHHDSRSMDPIAFSKGRDMTSDTAIILNEDKHFMSCSMPREHHKFFEAPVSNMRALHLHNDDPSTSEGSCSRGRMLTEDIFGPRTRSPSPGRKTHTFAMNSNVHSKEFGFSPRSPLKMIDGLRSPPHPLPLPPAPGACSPLPPSPTACSPLPPSQTACSPLPTSPTACSQSQSQWKKGKLLGSGTFGQVYLGFNSENGQFCAIKEVQVISDDPHSKERLKQLNQEIDMLKKASHPNVVQYYDSEMTDDTLSIYLEYVSGGSIHKLLREYGPFKEPVIRNYTGQILAGLAYLHAKNTVHRDIKGANILVGPNGDVKLADFGMAKHISSFAEIRSFKGSPYWMAPEVIMNSKGYNLAVDIWSLGCTIIEMATARPPWHQYEGVAAIFKIANSKDTPEIPDIFSEDGRSFLKLCLKRNPASRATASQLMDHPFVQDHPAVRAAKASALRNAFSAPADVKHTMSNRELPSRRSITPLRDIGVSARDFSGFSTTVPSPRTSSPIPVRTNMSLPVSPCSSPLRQFKQSNWSCLPSPPHPMLSSGAAAYNSSSYALNQARRMPDPWQDGSLKLQSPYGSPKRF; from the exons ATGCCCGTGCCAGGTTGGTTTCGCGGCAAATTGAGGTCCAGGTCCAAGCCCAAGCCCGGCGCCGCGGCCGTCTCCTccgcggcctcctccccgcgcaagtCCGTCGACCTCGACTACCCGTCCCCGTCCCCGACCCCCCGGGCGCGGGAGAAGACCCGCAGCCTCGACTCTCCGGCCGCGCGCCATGGCCCGCGCGGCGCCGAGCTGCAGTACAAGCTCCCGGTGCCTGTGACTAGCCCGGAACCGGAGACCCCGCCTGTAGGGCCTCTGTGCGAGGAGGCCGCCGATGTGGCCGGCTGCTCGTCCGTCTCGGGGTCCAGCGTGTGCTCTTCGTCGGACGACGCGCCGGATCACCATGATTCTAG GTCTATGGATCCAATTGCTTTTTCCAAGGGAAGAGATATGACATCTGACACAGCTATCATCTTAAATGAAGACAAACACTTCATGTCATGTAGTATGCCACGGGAGCATCACAAGTTCTTTGAGGCGCCTGTTTCTAACATGAGAGCTCTTCATTTGCATAATGATGATCCTTCAACTAGCGAAGGTAGTTGTTCACGCGGCAGAATGTTGACTGAAGATATATTTGGTCCAAGAACGAGGAGCCCTTCCCCTGGCCGAAAAACCCATACCTTTGCTATGAATAGTAATGTACATTCAAAAGAATTCGGGTTTAGCCCAAGGTCACCATTGAAAATGATTGATGGTTTGAGAAGCCCGCCTCATCCCTTGCCTCTTCCTCCAGCTCCCGGTGCCTGCTCACCTCTACCTCCATCTCCCACTGCTTGTTCACCTCTTCCTCCATCTCAAACCGCTTGCTCGCCTCTTCCTACATCTCCTACTGCTTGCTCACAGTCCCAATCACAGTGGAAAAAGGGGAAATTATTAGGGAGTGGAACATTTGGCCAGGTTTATCTTGGATTTAACAG TGAAAATGGACAGTTTTGCGCGATTAAGGAAGTACAAGTTATTTCAGATGATCCGCATTCAAAAGAACGACTTAAACAACTGAATCAG GAAATAGACATGCTTAAGAAAGCATCACACCCGAACGTTGTGCAATACTATGATAGTGAAATG ACTGACGACACCCTTTCAATTTATCTTGAGTATGTTTCTGGGGGCTCGATTCATAAGTTACTTAGGGAGTATGGCCCTTTTAAGGAACCTGTGATTCGCAATTATACTGGTCAAATTCTCGCTGGTCTTGCGTATTTGCATGCGAAGAACACTGTCCACAG AGATATTAAAGGAGCAAACATACTTGTTGGCCCTAATGGTGATGTTAAACTTGCCGACTTTGGCATGGCCAAGCAT ATATCATCTTTTGCTGAAATACGCTCTTTCAAAGGAAGTCCTTACTGGATGGCTCCTGAG GTCATTATGAACAGTAAAGGTTACAATCTAGCTGTTGACATTTGGAGTTTGGGATGTACAATTATTGAGATGGCAACGGCAAGACCTCCTTGGCACCAGTATGAAGGG GTAGCTGCAATATTTAAGATTGCAAACAGTAAAGATACACCTGAAATCCCAGATATTTTTTCTGAGGACGGGAGAAGTTTCTTGAAACTGTGCTTAAAGCGTAATCCAGCATCTCGTGCCACCGCAAGTCAGTTGATGGACCATCCTTTTGTTCAGGACCATCCAGCAGTAAGAGCAGCAAAAGCCAGTGCACTGAGAAATGCATTTTCTGCTCCAGCAGATGTGAAGCATACAATG TCCAACAGGGAGTTGCCATCACGAAGAAGTATTACCCCCTTAAGGGATATAGGCGTGAGTGCACGAGATTTTTCCGGATTTTCTACAACTGTCCCTTCACCCCGTACCTCGAG CCCTATTCCTGTGAGAACAAACATGTCTCTACCGGTGTCCCCCTGCTCAAGCCCACTGAGGCAATTTAAACAGTCCAACTGGAGCTGCCTGCCATCCCCGCCCCACCCAATGCTTTCGTCTGGCGCTGCAGCTTACAATTCATCAAGCTACGCACTGAATCAGGCACGACGAATGCCGGACCCCTGGCAGGATGGCTCCTTGAAACTTCAAAGTCCTTATGGTTCTCCAAAAAGGTTCTAA
- the LOC123426773 gene encoding mitogen-activated protein kinase kinase kinase 3-like isoform X1, with protein MPVPGWFRGKLRSRSKPKPGAAAVSSAASSPRKSVDLDYPSPSPTPRAREKTRSLDSPAARHGPRGAELQYKLPVPVTSPEPETPPVGPLCEEAADVAGCSSVSGSSVCSSSDDAPDHHDSRSMDPIAFSKGRDMTSDTAIILNEDKHFMSCSMPREHHKFFEAPVSNMRALHLHNDDPSTSEGSCSRGRMLTEDIFGPRTRSPSPGRKTHTFAMNSNVHSKEFGFSPRSPLKMIDGLRSPPHPLPLPPAPGACSPLPPSPTACSPLPPSQTACSPLPTSPTACSQSQSQWKKGKLLGSGTFGQVYLGFNSENGQFCAIKEVQVISDDPHSKERLKQLNQEIDMLKKASHPNVVQYYDSEMTDDTLSIYLEYVSGGSIHKLLREYGPFKEPVIRNYTGQILAGLAYLHAKNTVHRDIKGANILVGPNGDVKLADFGMAKHISSFAEIRSFKGSPYWMAPEVIMNSKGYNLAVDIWSLGCTIIEMATARPPWHQYEGVAAIFKIANSKDTPEIPDIFSEDGRSFLKLCLKRNPASRATASQLMDHPFVQDHPAVRAAKASALRNAFSAPADVKHTMSNRELPSRRSITPLRDIGVSARDFSGFSTTVPSPRTSSSPIPVRTNMSLPVSPCSSPLRQFKQSNWSCLPSPPHPMLSSGAAAYNSSSYALNQARRMPDPWQDGSLKLQSPYGSPKRF; from the exons ATGCCCGTGCCAGGTTGGTTTCGCGGCAAATTGAGGTCCAGGTCCAAGCCCAAGCCCGGCGCCGCGGCCGTCTCCTccgcggcctcctccccgcgcaagtCCGTCGACCTCGACTACCCGTCCCCGTCCCCGACCCCCCGGGCGCGGGAGAAGACCCGCAGCCTCGACTCTCCGGCCGCGCGCCATGGCCCGCGCGGCGCCGAGCTGCAGTACAAGCTCCCGGTGCCTGTGACTAGCCCGGAACCGGAGACCCCGCCTGTAGGGCCTCTGTGCGAGGAGGCCGCCGATGTGGCCGGCTGCTCGTCCGTCTCGGGGTCCAGCGTGTGCTCTTCGTCGGACGACGCGCCGGATCACCATGATTCTAG GTCTATGGATCCAATTGCTTTTTCCAAGGGAAGAGATATGACATCTGACACAGCTATCATCTTAAATGAAGACAAACACTTCATGTCATGTAGTATGCCACGGGAGCATCACAAGTTCTTTGAGGCGCCTGTTTCTAACATGAGAGCTCTTCATTTGCATAATGATGATCCTTCAACTAGCGAAGGTAGTTGTTCACGCGGCAGAATGTTGACTGAAGATATATTTGGTCCAAGAACGAGGAGCCCTTCCCCTGGCCGAAAAACCCATACCTTTGCTATGAATAGTAATGTACATTCAAAAGAATTCGGGTTTAGCCCAAGGTCACCATTGAAAATGATTGATGGTTTGAGAAGCCCGCCTCATCCCTTGCCTCTTCCTCCAGCTCCCGGTGCCTGCTCACCTCTACCTCCATCTCCCACTGCTTGTTCACCTCTTCCTCCATCTCAAACCGCTTGCTCGCCTCTTCCTACATCTCCTACTGCTTGCTCACAGTCCCAATCACAGTGGAAAAAGGGGAAATTATTAGGGAGTGGAACATTTGGCCAGGTTTATCTTGGATTTAACAG TGAAAATGGACAGTTTTGCGCGATTAAGGAAGTACAAGTTATTTCAGATGATCCGCATTCAAAAGAACGACTTAAACAACTGAATCAG GAAATAGACATGCTTAAGAAAGCATCACACCCGAACGTTGTGCAATACTATGATAGTGAAATG ACTGACGACACCCTTTCAATTTATCTTGAGTATGTTTCTGGGGGCTCGATTCATAAGTTACTTAGGGAGTATGGCCCTTTTAAGGAACCTGTGATTCGCAATTATACTGGTCAAATTCTCGCTGGTCTTGCGTATTTGCATGCGAAGAACACTGTCCACAG AGATATTAAAGGAGCAAACATACTTGTTGGCCCTAATGGTGATGTTAAACTTGCCGACTTTGGCATGGCCAAGCAT ATATCATCTTTTGCTGAAATACGCTCTTTCAAAGGAAGTCCTTACTGGATGGCTCCTGAG GTCATTATGAACAGTAAAGGTTACAATCTAGCTGTTGACATTTGGAGTTTGGGATGTACAATTATTGAGATGGCAACGGCAAGACCTCCTTGGCACCAGTATGAAGGG GTAGCTGCAATATTTAAGATTGCAAACAGTAAAGATACACCTGAAATCCCAGATATTTTTTCTGAGGACGGGAGAAGTTTCTTGAAACTGTGCTTAAAGCGTAATCCAGCATCTCGTGCCACCGCAAGTCAGTTGATGGACCATCCTTTTGTTCAGGACCATCCAGCAGTAAGAGCAGCAAAAGCCAGTGCACTGAGAAATGCATTTTCTGCTCCAGCAGATGTGAAGCATACAATG TCCAACAGGGAGTTGCCATCACGAAGAAGTATTACCCCCTTAAGGGATATAGGCGTGAGTGCACGAGATTTTTCCGGATTTTCTACAACTGTCCCTTCACCCCGTACCTCGAG CAGCCCTATTCCTGTGAGAACAAACATGTCTCTACCGGTGTCCCCCTGCTCAAGCCCACTGAGGCAATTTAAACAGTCCAACTGGAGCTGCCTGCCATCCCCGCCCCACCCAATGCTTTCGTCTGGCGCTGCAGCTTACAATTCATCAAGCTACGCACTGAATCAGGCACGACGAATGCCGGACCCCTGGCAGGATGGCTCCTTGAAACTTCAAAGTCCTTATGGTTCTCCAAAAAGGTTCTAA